In the Euphorbia lathyris chromosome 5, ddEupLath1.1, whole genome shotgun sequence genome, one interval contains:
- the LOC136228703 gene encoding probable calcium-binding protein CML41, whose amino-acid sequence MAKDKSPKASSNWFLNRNVSLSFKCTRSISTSSSSAVTSPSPISSPRTPPNKPSRESELKEVFRRFDGDGDEKISAIELRSFFGSIGEYLSHEDAESVIEELDSDGDKLLDFSDFMKLMKREFRAEYEKEEEEDLRRAFEMFEMEKGSGCITPKGLQRMFHRLGDVKSYDECVAMINVFDIDGNGVLDFHEFYQMMA is encoded by the coding sequence ATGGCAAAAGACAAAAGCCCTAAAGCTTCTTCCAACTGGTTTCTGAACAGAAATGTTAGCCTAAGTTTCAAGTGCACCCGATCCATCtcaacctcatcatcatccgcAGTAACTTCACCATCTCCAATTTCCAGCCCAAGAACACCCCCCAACAAGCCGTCCAGAGAGAGTGAACTCAAGGAGGTTTTTCGCCGTTTCGATGGGGACGGGGACGAGAAGATCTCGGCGATTGAGCTGAGATCATTCTTCGGGTCAATTGGGGAGTATTTATCACATGAAGATGCTGAATCAGTGATTGAAGAACTTGATTCAGATGGAGATAAATTGTTAGATTTTAGTGATTTTATGAAGCTGATGAAAAGGGAATTTAGGGCTGAAtatgagaaagaagaagaagaagatttaAGAAGAGCTTTTGAAATGTTTGAAATGGAGAAAGGATCAGGTTGTATTACACCTAAAGGTTTGCAGAGGATGTTTCATCGTTTAGGAGATGTGAAATCCTACGATGAATGTGTTGCTATGATCAATGTTTTTGATATTGATGGTAATGGTGTTCTTGACTTTCATGAATTTTATCAAATGATGGCTTAG